A single window of Candidatus Atribacteria bacterium ADurb.Bin276 DNA harbors:
- the rifK gene encoding 3-amino-5-hydroxybenzoate synthase, whose protein sequence is MPNKPSDFRYNTGPSRVPWAAVGENYNASDIIALIKFLIMKNDEEYDDALKEVEAAIQKLSRHGKAPGKLSLGENVSLLEEKVNEYLRTNNATFITNATAGFEIAYKYANLGPGDEVIAPAITFMATISYPLSVGAKVVFADVDPRTINLDPTDVAKKITKKTKVIVPVHIGGWPVDMDPIMESAKEHDIIVLEDAAHAFGSVYKGKKIGTIGHFGAFSFHEVKNVTSFGEGGIVVSTLPFGDDLKKCRFLGLDLSKKIKNWLYDVVAMEGKYGPFAAGNCSSTEVQALGLVQQMSRINDIIAERRRNAEYLTKRFKENEAIIPQLLDTEEIQSTHHLYLLQIDPKKLKGDIQTLKQKLDERGVTNIPHFAPLYKFNILKRLGYNQEEWEKACPNAEQVFNHCFTHLPLYPLNQEQLEYMAENVLQSVKELQ, encoded by the coding sequence ATGCCTAATAAACCTTCAGATTTTCGTTACAATACTGGACCATCTCGAGTGCCCTGGGCAGCAGTTGGAGAAAATTATAATGCTTCTGATATTATCGCATTGATCAAATTTTTAATCATGAAAAATGATGAAGAATACGATGATGCTTTAAAAGAAGTCGAGGCAGCAATTCAGAAATTATCCCGTCATGGAAAAGCACCGGGTAAACTATCTTTAGGTGAAAATGTCTCCTTATTGGAAGAGAAAGTCAACGAATATTTAAGGACTAATAATGCTACATTTATAACCAATGCGACTGCAGGTTTTGAAATTGCCTATAAATATGCTAACTTAGGTCCTGGAGACGAAGTGATTGCGCCAGCTATCACTTTTATGGCAACCATATCCTATCCCCTCTCAGTAGGAGCAAAAGTTGTCTTTGCCGATGTCGATCCTCGAACCATAAACCTGGACCCAACCGATGTGGCGAAAAAGATTACTAAAAAAACGAAAGTCATTGTCCCAGTTCATATTGGTGGTTGGCCAGTAGACATGGATCCAATTATGGAATCAGCAAAAGAGCATGATATTATTGTTTTAGAAGATGCTGCACATGCCTTTGGTTCTGTCTATAAAGGAAAGAAGATTGGTACTATCGGGCATTTTGGAGCCTTTAGTTTTCACGAAGTTAAAAATGTAACGTCATTTGGAGAGGGAGGAATTGTCGTTTCAACTCTTCCTTTTGGAGATGACTTGAAGAAATGCCGTTTCTTGGGCTTAGATCTTAGCAAAAAAATCAAGAATTGGTTGTATGATGTAGTTGCTATGGAAGGTAAATACGGTCCTTTTGCTGCTGGTAATTGTTCATCAACCGAAGTTCAGGCACTGGGTTTGGTTCAACAGATGAGTCGTATTAATGATATTATCGCAGAGAGAAGAAGAAACGCCGAATATTTGACCAAACGGTTTAAAGAAAATGAAGCAATTATACCCCAATTATTAGATACTGAAGAGATTCAGTCAACTCACCACCTCTACCTTCTCCAAATTGATCCAAAGAAATTAAAGGGAGATATCCAAACTCTGAAGCAAAAATTAGACGAACGAGGTGTTACCAATATTCCTCACTTTGCACCACTCTATAAGTTTAATATTTTGAAAAGATTAGGGTATAATCAAGAAGAGTGGG